In a genomic window of Thiosocius teredinicola:
- the glyS gene encoding glycine--tRNA ligase subunit beta, with amino-acid sequence MSESMIETANLIFELGTEELPPKALKKLSVAFTEEFVKGLNDAGLQFGEVSAYAAPRRLALLVRDCATAQPDRDIERRGPALKAAYDGDGNPTKAAEGFAKSCNTTVDQLQKLETDKGSWLVFNVHQKGQQAVDLLPGIAENALNKLPIPKRMRWGDSDAQFVRPVHWLLFMLGDSVVPCTLLDAKASKETYGHRFHHPHAITLYSPDDYAEVLGSLGKVIAHFDTRRARVKHLVEQAAGDIGGVPDLDDDLLDEVTALNEWPMPITGTFEERFLEVPQEALVATMKGNQKYFPVFSKDGQLMNKFITIANIESKQPDLIRQGNERVVRPRLADAMFFWEQDGKKRLQDHVGKLEHVVFQKDLGSMRDKSARVAELAAFIAQHVGGDEGLTRRAGELSRCDLMTEMVFEFPEMQGIMGRYQARRDGEPDELALAMDEFYMPRFSGDRLPETKTGIAISLAEKIDTLVGIFGIGLKPTGDKDPFALRRAALGALRILREHALPIDLVALLQKAEAGLQGQLKEQGIADQVYDFMLERLKGIYSDSGTSHDTFEAVANIRPKTIADFEHRIRVVTDFRALPEAEALSAANKRIGNILKKTDEAVPDQVDPDLFELTAEKALHDHLLAAEKAIAPLMAESNYGAALQVLAHLRGPVDTFFDDVMVMAEKAAVRGNRLAMLKTMSQQFLQVADISVLQV; translated from the coding sequence ATGAGTGAGTCTATGATCGAAACCGCGAACCTGATATTCGAACTCGGGACCGAAGAGCTTCCGCCGAAGGCATTAAAGAAGCTCTCTGTCGCGTTTACCGAAGAGTTCGTCAAAGGCCTCAACGACGCCGGGCTGCAGTTTGGCGAAGTAAGTGCTTACGCTGCCCCAAGGCGCCTTGCTCTGTTGGTTCGCGACTGCGCGACTGCACAACCTGACCGGGATATCGAGCGCCGTGGCCCGGCGCTTAAAGCCGCCTACGACGGTGACGGCAATCCGACCAAGGCAGCCGAAGGCTTTGCCAAGTCATGCAACACCACGGTCGACCAGCTGCAGAAGCTCGAGACGGACAAAGGCAGTTGGCTGGTCTTCAATGTTCACCAGAAGGGCCAGCAGGCCGTCGATCTGCTGCCGGGTATCGCTGAGAACGCACTCAACAAGCTACCGATTCCAAAGCGCATGCGCTGGGGTGATTCCGATGCCCAGTTCGTGCGCCCAGTGCATTGGCTGCTGTTCATGCTCGGTGACAGCGTTGTCCCCTGCACGCTGCTCGATGCCAAGGCGAGCAAGGAAACCTACGGCCACCGATTCCATCATCCGCATGCCATTACGCTCTACAGCCCGGATGACTATGCCGAAGTACTAGGCTCTCTTGGCAAAGTAATCGCTCACTTCGATACGCGGCGCGCGCGCGTGAAGCACCTTGTGGAGCAAGCTGCCGGCGATATCGGTGGCGTGCCGGATCTGGATGACGATCTGCTCGACGAGGTGACAGCGCTGAACGAATGGCCGATGCCGATCACCGGTACCTTTGAAGAGCGATTCCTCGAAGTGCCTCAGGAAGCGTTGGTCGCCACCATGAAAGGCAACCAGAAGTACTTCCCGGTGTTCAGCAAAGACGGCCAGCTGATGAATAAGTTCATCACGATCGCCAACATTGAAAGCAAGCAACCGGATCTGATCCGCCAAGGCAACGAACGTGTTGTGCGGCCGCGACTCGCCGACGCCATGTTCTTCTGGGAACAGGACGGCAAGAAGCGTCTACAAGACCACGTGGGCAAACTCGAACACGTCGTATTTCAGAAAGATCTTGGCAGTATGCGCGACAAGTCAGCACGGGTCGCCGAACTCGCCGCGTTCATCGCGCAACATGTTGGTGGCGACGAGGGTTTGACCCGGCGTGCCGGCGAACTCAGCCGCTGCGATCTGATGACTGAGATGGTATTCGAGTTCCCCGAGATGCAGGGCATCATGGGTCGATACCAGGCACGACGCGACGGCGAACCGGACGAACTTGCGCTGGCGATGGACGAGTTTTACATGCCGCGTTTCTCCGGTGACCGCCTGCCGGAGACCAAGACCGGTATTGCGATCTCATTGGCCGAAAAGATCGACACCCTGGTCGGCATCTTCGGCATCGGATTGAAACCGACCGGTGACAAAGACCCGTTTGCGCTGCGCCGCGCCGCACTCGGTGCGTTGCGTATCCTGCGGGAACACGCACTGCCGATCGACCTGGTAGCCCTGCTGCAGAAAGCCGAAGCGGGTTTGCAGGGACAGCTCAAGGAACAAGGCATCGCCGACCAGGTTTACGACTTCATGCTTGAACGCCTGAAAGGTATCTACAGCGACAGCGGTACGAGCCATGACACCTTTGAGGCCGTTGCCAACATCCGGCCCAAAACGATCGCCGATTTCGAACATCGCATCCGGGTAGTGACCGACTTCCGCGCATTGCCCGAGGCTGAAGCGCTGTCTGCAGCCAACAAGCGCATCGGGAACATCCTCAAGAAAACCGACGAAGCGGTGCCGGATCAGGTAGACCCCGACCTGTTTGAATTGACTGCCGAAAAAGCGCTGCATGATCATCTGCTGGCAGCGGAGAAGGCGATTGCGCCGCTGATGGCCGAGAGCAACTATGGCGCAGCGCTGCAGGTGCTCGCGCATCTACGCGGTCCGGTCGACACCTTTTTCGACGATGTCATGGTGATGGCAGAAAAAGCAGCTGTGCGCGGTAACCGCCTGGCCATGCTGAAAACGATGAGTCAGCAATTTCTGCAGGTGGCGGATATCTCGGTGTTGCAGGTCTGA
- a CDS encoding methyl-accepting chemotaxis protein, which produces MGKNNLSSFKRRMVMISALPVIILLAVTIVSETMLSRVNEGVDRIYHDRVIPLDQLKHIADAYAVGVIDGVNKANAGIHSKGELLQEIASAEQTIDEHWQAYLKTQLTADEEKLVGAAKSKFAKADAAVSELKAFVGTLDGNLKGQLDRFDGPLYAEIDAIGGVITELVDLQLEVAAQEREHAADVYGMTVWLLAGICVASLGLLAFTGWQTYRSMSAPLAVAQLMDEVSEKADLTLRTTQKGSMADSFNRLMQRFQELVSSVANGAEQLSSAAEEMTAITRDSADGARRQHAESEQVATAVNELTASVEEVARSTSAAASSSADAKKVAGDGSQTVQSVVNTIRDLANEIDGASHAITQLNQHSNQISTVLDVIRGIAEQTNLLALNAAIEAARAGEKGRGFAVVADEVRTLAQRTQESTSEIEQMVERLLHSAGEANSSMARSQERVNESVEVAGRAGESLTLINSSSENVSAMTIQIANMSEEQASVVEEINRSITAISDAAHSAATGSEQAATASEQLTRMAEQFRAQAAVFKI; this is translated from the coding sequence GTGGGCAAAAATAATCTCAGTTCATTCAAACGCCGCATGGTGATGATCTCGGCGCTGCCGGTGATCATTCTGCTCGCCGTGACCATCGTTTCGGAAACCATGCTGTCGCGTGTTAACGAGGGAGTCGACCGCATCTATCACGATCGCGTGATACCGCTCGACCAGCTCAAACACATCGCGGATGCCTACGCCGTCGGTGTGATCGATGGCGTGAACAAGGCCAACGCCGGCATTCATTCCAAGGGCGAGTTGCTGCAGGAAATCGCCTCCGCCGAACAGACCATTGACGAGCATTGGCAGGCCTACCTTAAAACCCAGCTTACGGCCGACGAGGAGAAGCTGGTTGGAGCTGCCAAATCGAAATTCGCCAAGGCCGACGCCGCTGTCTCTGAGCTGAAGGCATTTGTCGGTACGCTCGACGGCAACCTCAAGGGTCAACTCGACCGATTCGACGGACCTTTGTACGCCGAAATCGATGCCATCGGCGGCGTGATCACCGAACTCGTCGACCTTCAGCTTGAGGTTGCCGCGCAAGAGCGCGAACACGCTGCCGACGTCTACGGCATGACCGTATGGCTGCTCGCCGGTATCTGCGTGGCGTCGCTCGGCCTGCTGGCTTTCACCGGCTGGCAGACCTACCGCAGCATGTCGGCACCACTGGCCGTTGCGCAGCTGATGGACGAGGTGTCTGAAAAGGCTGACCTGACGCTGCGCACCACGCAGAAAGGCAGCATGGCGGATTCCTTCAACCGCTTGATGCAGCGTTTCCAGGAGCTGGTCAGTAGTGTGGCCAATGGAGCAGAACAACTGTCATCGGCAGCCGAGGAGATGACGGCAATCACGCGCGACAGCGCCGATGGCGCCAGACGCCAGCATGCCGAGAGCGAACAGGTCGCAACGGCTGTGAACGAATTGACCGCATCGGTTGAAGAAGTGGCGCGCAGCACATCGGCCGCGGCCAGTTCGTCGGCAGATGCTAAAAAGGTCGCCGGCGACGGCAGCCAGACCGTGCAAAGTGTGGTCAACACGATTCGCGACCTGGCCAACGAGATCGATGGCGCAAGCCACGCGATCACGCAGCTGAACCAGCACTCGAATCAGATCAGCACCGTGTTGGACGTTATCCGCGGCATCGCCGAACAAACCAACCTGCTGGCATTGAACGCGGCGATCGAGGCCGCGCGTGCCGGCGAGAAAGGACGCGGTTTCGCGGTAGTGGCCGACGAGGTACGCACGCTGGCACAAAGGACGCAGGAATCCACCAGCGAGATCGAGCAGATGGTCGAGCGCCTGTTGCACAGCGCCGGCGAAGCGAACTCGTCGATGGCGCGCAGCCAGGAGCGGGTCAACGAATCCGTGGAAGTTGCCGGGCGTGCCGGTGAATCGCTAACCCTGATCAACAGCAGTTCTGAGAACGTCAGCGCGATGACGATTCAGATCGCCAACATGTCTGAAGAGCAGGCCAGCGTGGTCGAAGAGATCAATCGTTCGATCACGGCGATCAGCGATGCCGCGCATAGCGCAGCCACTGGTTCGGAACAGGCCGCAACAGCGAGCGAGCAACTCACGCGCATGGCCGAGCAGTTCCGTGCGCAAGCTGCGGTATTCAAGATCTGA
- the glnA gene encoding glutamate--ammonia ligase has protein sequence MSAKDVLKMMKDNDVKWVDFRFTDTRGKEQHVTVPASVVDEELFTDGKMFDGSSIAGWKGINESDMILMPEAGTAVLDPFTDDATVNLRCDILEPSTMEGYERDPRSVAKRAEAYLQSTGIADVAYFGPEPEFFILDDVRWSIDMSGSMVKIDSQEAEWNSERVYEDGNIGHRPGVKGGYFPVPPVDSLHDLRGAMCDAMEEMGVPVEVHHHEVATAGQCEIGTKFSTLVQRADWVQIQKYCTWNVAHAYGKTATFMPKPMVGDNGSGMHVHQSLAKDGNNIFAGDLYGGLSETALYYIGGIIKHARALNAFTNASTNSYKRLVPGFEAPVMLAYSARNRSASIRIPWVSSPKARRIEVRFPDPTANPYLAFTAMMMAGLDGIQNKIHPGDAADKDLYDLEPEEAAGIPTVCHSLDQALEALDADRDFLKAGGVFSDDLIDGYIALKMEEVTTMRMTTHPVEFDMYFSL, from the coding sequence ATGTCCGCAAAAGACGTCCTAAAAATGATGAAGGACAACGACGTCAAGTGGGTCGATTTCCGATTCACTGACACCCGAGGCAAAGAACAGCACGTCACCGTGCCAGCATCTGTCGTTGATGAGGAACTGTTCACCGACGGCAAAATGTTCGACGGTTCGTCGATCGCCGGTTGGAAAGGCATCAATGAATCCGACATGATCTTGATGCCGGAAGCAGGCACTGCTGTACTCGACCCGTTTACCGACGACGCAACCGTCAACCTGCGTTGCGACATTCTCGAACCGTCGACGATGGAAGGCTACGAGCGCGATCCCCGTTCGGTGGCAAAGCGCGCTGAAGCCTACCTGCAATCGACCGGCATCGCCGACGTGGCGTACTTCGGACCGGAGCCGGAATTCTTCATTCTCGACGATGTTCGCTGGAGCATCGACATGTCGGGTTCGATGGTCAAGATCGACTCGCAGGAAGCTGAGTGGAACTCCGAGCGCGTCTACGAAGACGGCAACATCGGTCACCGTCCGGGCGTCAAAGGCGGCTATTTCCCGGTTCCCCCGGTTGATTCGCTGCACGACCTGCGTGGCGCTATGTGTGACGCGATGGAAGAGATGGGCGTGCCTGTCGAAGTCCATCACCACGAAGTGGCGACCGCCGGTCAGTGTGAGATCGGCACCAAGTTCTCGACCCTGGTTCAGCGTGCCGACTGGGTCCAGATCCAGAAGTACTGCACCTGGAACGTCGCTCATGCCTACGGCAAGACGGCCACCTTTATGCCGAAGCCGATGGTTGGCGATAACGGCTCGGGCATGCACGTTCACCAGTCGCTTGCCAAAGACGGCAACAACATCTTTGCCGGCGATCTCTACGGCGGTCTTTCTGAAACCGCGCTGTACTACATCGGCGGCATCATCAAGCATGCCCGCGCGTTGAACGCATTCACCAACGCGTCGACCAACTCGTATAAGCGTTTGGTGCCGGGCTTCGAAGCGCCGGTCATGCTGGCCTACTCGGCGCGTAACCGTTCGGCTTCGATTCGTATTCCGTGGGTTTCGAGCCCGAAAGCACGCCGTATCGAGGTGCGCTTCCCGGATCCGACCGCCAACCCTTACCTTGCCTTCACCGCGATGATGATGGCCGGTCTCGACGGTATCCAGAACAAGATCCACCCCGGCGATGCTGCCGACAAGGACCTGTACGATCTGGAGCCGGAAGAAGCAGCAGGCATCCCGACGGTTTGTCACAGCCTCGACCAGGCGCTGGAAGCCCTCGATGCCGACCGCGACTTCCTCAAGGCAGGCGGTGTGTTCAGCGACGATCTGATCGACGGTTACATCGCACTGAAGATGGAAGAAGTGACCACGATGCGTATGACTACGCACCCGGTCGAGTTCGACATGTACTTCAGCCTCTGA
- the glyQ gene encoding glycine--tRNA ligase subunit alpha — MNNAPDVSTFQGLIFALQQYWAEQGCAILQPYDMEMGAGTFHTATFLRAIGPEPWNAAYVQPSRRPTDGRYGENPNRLQHYYQFQVAMKPSPLNIQELYLGSLEMMGLDPLVHDIRFVEDNWESPTLGAWGLGWEVWLNGMEVTQFTYFQQVGGLDCRPVTGEITYGLERIAMYLQGVESVFDLVWTKGPQGPVTYRDVFHQNEVEQSAYNFEHADVDFLFGLFDQCEKDSSRLIEAGLSLPAYEQVLKASHAFNLLDARHAISVTERQRYILRVRKLAQAVAQAYYDAREKLGFPMVNAAREAGDE; from the coding sequence ATGAATAACGCGCCGGATGTTTCCACTTTCCAGGGCCTAATTTTTGCCCTGCAACAATACTGGGCCGAGCAGGGCTGCGCGATTTTGCAGCCGTACGATATGGAGATGGGTGCCGGTACCTTTCATACGGCGACCTTCCTACGGGCGATCGGTCCGGAGCCGTGGAACGCGGCCTACGTGCAACCTTCGCGCCGCCCGACCGATGGTCGCTACGGTGAGAACCCCAACCGCTTGCAGCACTATTACCAGTTCCAGGTGGCGATGAAGCCGTCGCCGCTGAATATCCAGGAGCTGTATCTCGGCTCGCTCGAGATGATGGGCCTGGATCCGCTGGTGCACGATATCCGCTTCGTCGAAGACAACTGGGAATCACCCACGCTGGGGGCCTGGGGCCTGGGTTGGGAGGTCTGGCTGAACGGCATGGAGGTGACCCAGTTCACCTACTTCCAGCAGGTGGGCGGTCTCGATTGCCGGCCGGTGACCGGTGAGATCACCTATGGTCTCGAACGGATCGCGATGTATCTGCAGGGCGTCGAATCGGTGTTCGACCTGGTCTGGACCAAGGGGCCGCAGGGGCCGGTGACTTACCGCGACGTGTTCCATCAGAACGAGGTCGAGCAGTCGGCGTACAACTTCGAACACGCCGACGTGGATTTTCTCTTCGGCTTGTTCGACCAATGTGAAAAGGACTCGTCGCGCCTGATCGAGGCCGGGCTTTCGCTGCCGGCCTACGAACAGGTACTCAAGGCTTCGCATGCCTTCAACTTGCTGGACGCACGCCACGCGATCTCGGTGACCGAACGGCAGAGATACATACTGCGGGTGCGCAAATTGGCGCAGGCAGTAGCGCAGGCGTATTACGACGCCCGCGAGAAACTCGGCTTCCCGATGGTGAATGCCGCCAGGGAGGCTGGCGATGAGTGA
- a CDS encoding tRNA (5-methylaminomethyl-2-thiouridylate)-methyltransferase, which produces MAEQRKALALISGGLDSLLAAKVVQAQGVHVEGINFFTGFCVEGHTHAIRKKDRDRQKRNNALWVAEQLGIKLHIVDIVEEYKDVVFNPRYGYGANLNPCLDCKVFMVRKAREWIERRGFDFVITGEVVGQRPKSQRKDTMPIIQHDSGIEDRLLRPLSAQNLPATLPEREGWVQRDRLYGFSGRSRKPQMALAAEFGFEDYAQPAGGCCFLTDENYSVKLKDLWQARGKRRYELDDIMLLKVGRHVRPAPHFKVIVSREEGEGRFLSGYRKQYPSLSLVSHGGPLALIDGEASDADIRLAARIVGRYSQGRDAETVELEYRALDGSTQAIKVKPMTADELPKAWLL; this is translated from the coding sequence ATGGCTGAACAACGCAAGGCATTGGCATTGATCTCCGGCGGCCTCGATTCGCTGTTGGCGGCCAAGGTCGTTCAGGCTCAGGGCGTCCACGTCGAGGGCATCAATTTCTTCACCGGTTTCTGTGTCGAAGGGCACACCCACGCCATCCGTAAGAAAGACCGCGACAGGCAGAAACGCAACAACGCGCTCTGGGTTGCCGAGCAGCTCGGTATCAAGCTGCATATCGTTGACATCGTCGAAGAATACAAAGACGTGGTCTTCAACCCGCGTTACGGCTACGGCGCCAACCTCAACCCCTGCCTCGACTGCAAGGTGTTCATGGTGCGCAAGGCGCGTGAATGGATCGAGCGCAGGGGCTTCGATTTCGTCATCACCGGTGAGGTCGTCGGCCAGCGACCCAAATCGCAGCGCAAAGACACCATGCCGATCATCCAGCACGATTCGGGTATTGAAGACCGCTTGCTGCGTCCGCTGAGTGCGCAGAATCTGCCGGCAACCTTGCCCGAGCGCGAAGGTTGGGTGCAGCGTGATCGGCTATACGGTTTCTCCGGACGTAGTCGCAAACCGCAGATGGCGCTCGCCGCCGAGTTCGGGTTTGAAGACTACGCCCAACCGGCCGGCGGTTGCTGTTTTCTTACCGACGAGAACTATTCGGTCAAGCTCAAAGACTTGTGGCAGGCACGCGGCAAACGTCGTTACGAGCTCGATGACATCATGCTGCTGAAAGTCGGTCGCCACGTCCGACCGGCACCGCATTTCAAGGTCATCGTGTCGCGAGAAGAAGGCGAGGGCAGGTTTCTGTCGGGCTACCGCAAACAGTACCCCAGTCTTTCATTGGTAAGCCACGGGGGGCCACTGGCACTGATCGACGGCGAAGCAAGCGACGCAGACATCCGTCTGGCTGCGCGCATCGTTGGGCGATATAGCCAGGGGCGCGATGCCGAGACGGTCGAACTCGAATACCGCGCGCTCGACGGTTCGACCCAGGCGATCAAGGTCAAACCGATGACCGCAGACGAACTGCCGAAGGCCTGGTTGCTGTAA
- a CDS encoding DUF4124 domain-containing protein, whose product MIKFALLLFFLLPGMASAVICKTVDADGVVGYTDVPAGECPNKVELPDYSRYSPRPIERPANLSSGSNAPAAPENFTGYTAMVISQPETNGTVRNNEGKVPVAISLQPGLQPNHTVKIYLDGTAVSGAFDGLAIELSGVDRGTHTVRASVVNAAGTVLISSDSVVFTMRKAALDAAEDGDSGDNGDGDGGDGSNGDDDKKPFDPDYGSSFTPSGDTSYEPGSGANYKPGTSGISTTPGKTNPAFKPSYSK is encoded by the coding sequence ATGATTAAATTCGCATTGTTGCTGTTTTTCCTGTTGCCGGGGATGGCGTCGGCCGTTATCTGCAAGACCGTCGATGCCGACGGCGTGGTGGGTTATACCGACGTGCCGGCGGGTGAATGTCCGAACAAGGTCGAGCTCCCCGATTATTCGCGCTACTCGCCGCGCCCAATCGAACGACCAGCCAACCTGTCGTCGGGCAGCAATGCGCCTGCCGCACCGGAAAACTTCACCGGTTACACAGCGATGGTGATCAGCCAGCCGGAAACCAACGGCACCGTGCGCAACAACGAAGGTAAGGTGCCGGTCGCCATTTCTCTGCAACCGGGCCTGCAACCGAACCACACGGTAAAGATCTATCTGGACGGCACCGCGGTTTCCGGTGCTTTCGATGGTCTGGCAATCGAGCTCAGCGGCGTCGATCGCGGCACGCATACCGTGCGCGCTTCGGTCGTAAATGCCGCCGGTACCGTATTGATCAGTTCCGATTCCGTTGTCTTCACGATGCGTAAAGCTGCGCTGGATGCCGCCGAAGATGGCGATTCCGGCGACAATGGAGATGGTGACGGCGGTGATGGTTCCAACGGCGATGATGACAAAAAGCCGTTCGACCCCGACTATGGTTCCAGTTTCACTCCGTCTGGCGACACGTCCTACGAACCTGGCAGTGGCGCCAACTACAAGCCGGGCACTAGCGGCATCTCGACCACGCCCGGCAAAACCAACCCTGCGTTCAAGCCAAGTTATTCAAAATAA
- a CDS encoding cation diffusion facilitator family transporter encodes MTASQQHTHPEDSAQAQRTARGRATRRVAIVSGLVNLLLSFAQVIVGLIANSAALVADGIHSASDLLSDILVWFAARHAAMAPDKDHPYGHGRFETAATLGLGILLTLVALGIVWNGGERLLDPDRPLPGKLALIIAAVGIAAKESLYWYTIAVARRLNSEMLRANAWHHRSDALSSIVVLIGVGAAVMGFSYMDALAAIIVGIMVAKIGWDLGWSALTELVDTALDEDQVNEAKRVIMAIDGVRSVHMLRTRRHGAEASADVHVQVAPRLSVSEGHMISQTVEDRMIAKLDAITDVTVHIDPEDDENAPTCRGLPLRAEALAALEQLWNEVHAAPAQREIRLHYLGGSIDVEMILPVASFVDEANTAALRENLTQAAAVLPWFGSLRVLYG; translated from the coding sequence GTGACTGCCAGCCAGCAACATACGCACCCGGAGGACTCGGCGCAGGCCCAGCGCACGGCGCGTGGTCGCGCTACCCGGCGGGTCGCTATCGTCAGCGGACTGGTCAATCTGCTGCTGTCTTTCGCCCAGGTGATCGTTGGGCTGATCGCCAATTCCGCCGCCTTGGTGGCCGACGGCATCCATTCGGCCTCGGACCTGTTGTCGGACATCCTGGTCTGGTTTGCTGCGCGTCATGCCGCCATGGCGCCGGACAAGGATCATCCCTATGGGCATGGGCGATTCGAGACTGCGGCGACGCTCGGCCTGGGCATCCTGCTGACATTGGTCGCGCTTGGCATCGTCTGGAACGGCGGCGAGCGTCTGCTGGATCCCGATCGGCCACTGCCCGGCAAGCTGGCGCTGATCATTGCGGCGGTCGGCATCGCCGCCAAAGAATCACTGTACTGGTACACGATCGCCGTGGCGCGACGTCTGAACTCGGAGATGTTGCGGGCCAACGCCTGGCACCACCGGTCCGATGCCCTGTCGTCGATCGTTGTCCTGATCGGGGTTGGTGCAGCGGTCATGGGCTTTTCCTACATGGACGCGCTGGCCGCAATCATCGTCGGCATCATGGTCGCCAAGATTGGTTGGGATCTCGGCTGGAGCGCGCTCACCGAGCTGGTCGATACCGCGCTCGATGAGGACCAGGTCAACGAGGCCAAACGCGTCATCATGGCGATCGATGGGGTGCGCTCGGTGCACATGCTGCGCACCCGGCGGCATGGCGCCGAAGCGAGCGCCGACGTGCATGTACAGGTGGCGCCGCGTCTGTCGGTCTCGGAAGGGCACATGATCAGCCAGACGGTAGAAGACAGGATGATCGCAAAACTCGACGCGATCACTGATGTAACCGTGCACATCGATCCGGAAGACGACGAGAATGCGCCGACCTGCCGTGGTTTGCCGCTGCGCGCCGAGGCACTGGCGGCGCTCGAGCAACTTTGGAACGAAGTGCATGCAGCACCGGCGCAGCGTGAGATACGATTGCATTACCTCGGCGGATCGATCGACGTCGAGATGATTCTGCCGGTAGCCAGTTTCGTCGATGAAGCCAATACGGCCGCGTTGCGCGAGAACCTGACCCAGGCAGCCGCTGTGCTACCCTGGTTCGGTAGCCTGCGGGTGCTCTATGGCTAG
- a CDS encoding sulfurtransferase TusA family protein, with protein MKPRRETLDCHRLLCPMPVIRVQDKVETLSAGDELVAVCTDPGAMQDIPAWCRINGHTVLETAEHDGEYVITIRVEADK; from the coding sequence ATGAAACCACGCCGCGAAACACTCGATTGCCATCGCCTGCTTTGCCCTATGCCGGTCATCCGCGTTCAGGACAAGGTGGAAACCCTGTCGGCGGGAGATGAGCTGGTGGCCGTGTGCACCGACCCGGGGGCCATGCAAGACATTCCGGCCTGGTGCAGAATCAACGGCCACACCGTTCTGGAGACTGCAGAGCACGATGGTGAGTATGTAATCACTATCCGTGTAGAAGCTGATAAATAG
- the glnL gene encoding nitrogen regulation protein NR(II) gives MQVSIEPLSLLSTSILDNLASAVVVFNEDLRVSYLNQMAEMLLAISAKHVLGELPTSWMACHGEPLVDLIEAATIGAPITKRGVVLSTDRAEVTVDCTVTPVVDEDGKQMTIVELQQIDRHLRISREERLINQQALTRDVVRGLAHEIKNPLGGLRGAAQLLESELESEELKEYTHIIIQEADRLQELVNRMLGPNRRPSYAPVNVHNVLERVRSLVLAETGDRISIVRDYDPSIPELVGDSDQLIQAVLNIVRNATRVLDDDGTVTLRTRIQRQITIGSGRYRLGAQIDIVDDGPGIPPEIAETLFFPMVTSGTGGMGLGLSIAQSLINQHKGLIECTSRKGETTFTILLPIGEDIGTDRGKENAARD, from the coding sequence ATGCAGGTCTCGATCGAACCCTTGTCCTTGTTAAGCACCAGTATTCTCGACAATTTGGCTTCCGCCGTTGTGGTGTTCAACGAGGATCTTCGCGTCAGCTATCTGAACCAGATGGCCGAGATGCTGCTTGCCATTAGCGCAAAACATGTCCTCGGCGAACTACCGACCAGCTGGATGGCCTGTCATGGCGAACCCCTGGTCGATCTGATCGAGGCCGCCACGATCGGCGCGCCGATCACCAAGCGTGGTGTGGTGTTGTCCACCGACCGCGCCGAAGTCACCGTCGATTGCACCGTCACGCCGGTGGTCGACGAAGACGGCAAGCAGATGACCATCGTCGAGCTGCAGCAGATCGATCGGCACCTGCGAATCAGCCGCGAAGAACGGTTGATCAACCAGCAGGCACTGACGCGCGACGTGGTCCGCGGCCTGGCCCATGAAATCAAGAATCCGCTCGGCGGCTTGCGCGGTGCCGCTCAGTTGCTCGAAAGCGAACTCGAAAGCGAAGAGCTCAAGGAATACACGCACATCATCATCCAGGAGGCCGACCGCCTGCAGGAGCTGGTGAATCGCATGCTCGGCCCCAACCGCCGGCCGAGCTACGCACCGGTCAACGTGCACAATGTGCTCGAGCGGGTGCGCTCGCTGGTGCTCGCTGAAACCGGCGACCGCATCTCGATCGTTCGTGACTACGACCCCAGCATCCCCGAGCTTGTCGGCGATAGCGATCAACTCATCCAGGCGGTGTTGAACATTGTTCGGAACGCGACACGCGTGCTCGACGATGACGGCACAGTGACATTGCGTACGCGCATTCAACGCCAGATCACGATCGGTTCGGGTCGTTATCGTTTGGGCGCCCAGATCGACATCGTCGACGATGGACCGGGCATTCCGCCGGAAATCGCCGAGACCCTGTTCTTCCCCATGGTGACGTCCGGCACGGGCGGCATGGGCCTTGGACTGTCAATTGCACAGTCTTTGATCAATCAACACAAAGGGTTGATCGAGTGCACCAGCCGTAAGGGCGAAACCACTTTCACAATTTTGTTACCGATCGGTGAAGACATCGGCACCGATAGGGGTAAGGAGAACGCTGCCCGTGACTGA